The following proteins come from a genomic window of Deinococcus cellulosilyticus NBRC 106333 = KACC 11606:
- a CDS encoding Gfo/Idh/MocA family protein: MNPKMRVAIIGTAARSDYLYGPIVKALPELELVAVWGRSEGSARALGESLQVPHFTDLQQLIDHTAPQIGIVSVAYGANGEVGLMVVEHGLSVLLETPIAHDLEEADRIIEAAQRKGVKVEVAEQFHRRPLEQIKLKLIELGIFGRVHTSFNDFAGHGYHGVSVMRSYLGFDARPLTVTGMVRKFGLDAHWSLLSGSRGLRTETQEHGMVEFEGGRIGIYHWTDVGYDSALRWWRSSRFLAEKGMGITTGIGGDVDERLSVLTHDREAPHFITLERRLERNDGGALRQIVAHTPLPEHPTVVWENPFKSVKKGHGVQWHDDEIGVASCLMSLVNAVSSGTEPSYGPLQAKLDQEITQAIRLSSREGGIPISLPVDPQWVRRMEQG, translated from the coding sequence ATGAACCCGAAAATGCGCGTGGCGATCATTGGAACGGCTGCCCGGTCGGATTACCTTTATGGACCCATCGTCAAGGCCCTCCCGGAACTGGAACTGGTGGCGGTGTGGGGCCGCAGTGAAGGATCGGCCCGTGCTCTTGGCGAAAGCCTGCAGGTCCCCCACTTCACAGACTTGCAACAACTCATCGACCACACCGCCCCTCAGATCGGCATCGTCTCGGTGGCTTATGGGGCAAACGGAGAGGTCGGTCTGATGGTAGTGGAGCATGGGCTCAGTGTCTTGCTGGAAACCCCCATCGCGCACGACCTGGAGGAAGCCGACCGGATCATTGAGGCCGCACAGCGAAAAGGGGTGAAGGTGGAGGTGGCCGAGCAGTTCCACCGCCGTCCCCTCGAGCAGATCAAACTGAAACTGATTGAACTGGGGATTTTTGGCCGGGTGCACACCTCTTTCAACGATTTCGCCGGGCACGGCTACCACGGGGTGAGCGTGATGCGCAGCTACCTCGGGTTTGATGCCCGCCCCCTCACGGTGACCGGCATGGTGCGGAAGTTTGGGCTGGACGCCCACTGGTCCCTGCTGTCCGGGAGCCGGGGCCTCAGGACCGAAACCCAGGAGCACGGCATGGTCGAGTTTGAGGGGGGAAGAATCGGCATTTACCACTGGACGGATGTGGGGTACGACTCGGCGCTGAGGTGGTGGCGCAGCAGCCGCTTCCTGGCGGAAAAAGGCATGGGCATCACCACCGGCATCGGGGGAGACGTCGATGAACGCCTCAGTGTGCTCACCCACGACCGGGAGGCCCCCCACTTCATCACCCTGGAGCGCCGTCTGGAGCGCAACGACGGGGGAGCCCTCAGGCAAATTGTGGCCCACACGCCACTCCCTGAGCACCCCACGGTGGTGTGGGAAAACCCCTTCAAAAGCGTCAAAAAGGGCCATGGGGTGCAGTGGCATGACGATGAGATCGGGGTGGCCTCCTGCCTGATGTCCCTGGTGAATGCCGTTTCAAGCGGCACCGAGCCCAGTTACGGCCCATTGCAGGCGAAGCTGGACCAGGAGATCACCCAGGCGATCCGCCTGTCGTCCAGAGAAGGGGGCATTCCCATTTCCCTGCCAGTCGATCCCCAGTGGGTGCGGCGCATGGAACAGGGGTGA